A region of Solanum dulcamara chromosome 7, daSolDulc1.2, whole genome shotgun sequence DNA encodes the following proteins:
- the LOC129893840 gene encoding uncharacterized protein LOC129893840 — MKNTSQSSEGNSSSSSSAVIDSSSPYYLHPSDSPGMNLVNFVFDGTGFAAWRRSIIISLSAKNKMSFIDGSAEIPSADTPEFKFWTRCNNMVISWLLNSLSKEIAGSVIYSKSAKNLWTDLHDRFGQSNGAQLYHLQKGLTDLMQGTTDVAGYFTRIKRIWDELDALSSGEICSCNCTCGVKKKVVKSKQDERLIQFLMGLNDVYTAVRSNILMMSPLPNVNHAYSLLIQDEKQREAYVNPNFPGDTSSFLATHQNFSE; from the exons ATGAAAAACACATCACAATCATCTGAGGGaaactcttcttcttcttcatctgcAGTAATAGATTCTAGCAGTCCATATTATCTTCATCCCTCAGATTCTCCAGGAATGAATCTTGTGAATTTCGTTTTCGATGGAACTGGTTTTGCTGCGTGGAGAAGGTCCATCATTATTTCTCTATCAGCTAAGAACAAGATGAGTTTTATTGATGGTTCTGCCGAAATACCATCTGCTGATACACCTGAGTTCAAGTTTTGGACTAGGTGCAATAACATGGTGATTTCTTGGTTGCTTAACtctctttcaaaagaaattgcaGGGAGTGTGATATACTCTAAATCCGCTAAAAATCTCTGGACTGACCTTCATGACAGGTTTGGTCAGTCCAATGGAGCTCAACTCTATCACCTTCAAAAAGGCCTCACAGATCTAATGCAAGGAACAACTGATGTAGCAGGATATTTCACAAGAATCAAGAGGATTTGGGATGAGCTGGATGCTCTCTCCAGCGGAGAAATATGTTCTTGCAACTGCACCTGTGGAGTAAAGAAGAAAGTAGTCAAATCCAAGCAGGACGAAAGATTGATCCAATTTCTAATGGGACTTAATGATGTTTATACAGCAGTAAGAAGCAACATACTCATGATGTCACCTCTCCCAAATGTGAATCATGCGTACTCTCTCCTCATTCAAGATGAAAAACAGAGAGAGGCATATGTTAATCCTAACTTTCCAGGTGACACATCTTCATTTCTTGCAACACATCAGAATTTCTCAG AATAA
- the LOC129895970 gene encoding pectinesterase/pectinesterase inhibitor U1 — MTRVKDFFAGILDSGKQIDFSKRKKKIYLAIVASVLLVAAVIGVVAGVKSRSYNSDDHADIMAISSAAHGIVKSACSNTLHPELCYSTIVNVTDFSKKVTSQKDVIELSLNITVKAVRRNFYAVKELIKTRKGLTPREKVALHDCLEVIDETLDELHTAVADLELYPNKKSLKAHADDLKTLISSTITNQETCLDGFSHDEADKKVRKVLLKGQKHVEKMCSNALAMICNMTNTDIANEMKLPGTGNNRKLIEDNGEWPEWLSSGDRRLLQSSTVKPDVVVAADGSGNYKTVSEAVAKAPEKSSKRYVIRIKAGVYRENVDVPKKKTNIMFMGDGRSNTIITASRNVQDGSTTFNSATVAAVGEKFLARDITFQNTAGAAKHQAVALRVGSDLSAFYRCDMLAYQDTLYVHSNRQFFVQCLIAGTVDFIFGNGAAVLQDCDIHARRPGSGQKNMVTAQGRTDPNQNTGIVIQKCRIGATSDLRPVQKSFPTYLGRPWKEYSRTVIMQSSITDVINPAGWHEWNGNFALNTLFYGEYANTGAGAATSGRVKWKGFKVITSATEAQAYTPGRFIAGGSWLGSTGFSFSLGL, encoded by the exons ATGACACGAGTCAAAGATTTTTTCGCCGGGATATTAGATTCCGGCAAACAAATTGATTTTTctaaaaggaagaagaaaatctaCTTGGCCATTGTTGCCTCAGTCCTGCTCGTTGCTGCAGTTATCGGAGTGGTCGCCGGAGTAAAATCCCGTTCTTATAACTCCGACGATCATGCAGACATAATGGCCATTTCCTCTGCAGCTCATGGCATTGTAAAGTCTGCGTGTAGTAACACTCTACATCCTGAACTATGTTACTCTACAATTGTTAATGTTACTGATTTCTCAAAAAAAGTAACAAGCCAAAAAGATGTGATTGAATTGTCGTTGAATATTACTGTCAAGGCCGTTCGACGCAACTTCTATGCAGTCAAGGAACTCATCAAAACTAGAAAAG GTTTAACCCCACGGGAAAAGGTTGCGCTGCATGACTGCCTGGAGGTGATAGACGAGACACTTGACGAGCTCCACACAGCCGTAGCAGATCTGGAGTTATATCCCAACAAGAAATCTCTGAAAGCACACGCGGATGACCTCAAAACTCTAATTAGTTCAACAATTACAAACCAGGAAACTTGCCTCGACGGCTTCTCTCACGACGAGGCTGATAAAAAGGTCCGTAAGGTTTTGTTGAAAGGCCAAAAGCACGTGGAAAAAATGTGCAGTAACGCTTTAGCTATGATCTGTAACATGACAAATACCGACATTGCGAATGAGATGAAATTACCGGGCACCGGGAATAACCGGAAGTTAATTGAGGATAACGGCGAGTGGCCGGAGTGGTTGTCCTCCGGCGACAGGAGGTTGTTGCAGTCTTCGACGGTGAAGCCGGATGTGGTTGTTGCGGCCGACGGAAGCGGAAACTACAAAACGGTGTCGGAGGCGGTAGCGAAAGCGCCGGAGAAGAGTAGCAAGAGATATGTTATTAGGATTAAGGCAGGTGTTTACAGGGAAAATGTGGATGTGCCGAAGAAGAAGACGAATATTATGTTTATGGGAGATGGCAGAAGCAACACAATTATTACTGCAAGTAGGAATGTGCAAGATGGCAGCACAACCTTTAACTCTGCTACAGTTG CCGCGGTGGGGGAAAAGTTCTTGGCCCGGGACATAACCTTCCAAAACACAGCAGGAGCCGCGAAGCATCAAGCCGTTGCACTTCGCGTGGGGTCTGATTTGTCGGCATTCTATAGATGTGACATGTTAGCTTATCAGGACACCCTCTACGTCCACTCCAATCGTCAATTCTTTGTACAATGTTTAATTGCTGGGACCgttgattttatttttggcaATGGTGCTGCTGTTTTACAAGATTGTGATATTCACGCCAGGCGTCCTGGTTCGGGCCAGAAGAATATGGTTACGGCCCAAGGAAGGACTGACCCGAACCAGAACACAGGTATTGTTATCCAGAAATGTAGAATTGGTGCAACTTCTGATTTGAGACCGGTGCAGAAGAGTTTCCCTACGTATCTAGGAAGGCCATGGAAGGAATATTCGAGGACTGTTATCATGCAATCGTCCATTACTGACGTGATTAATCCTGCTGGGTGGCATGAATGGAATGGGAATTTCGCACTGAATACTCTGTTTTATGGGGAGTATGCAAATACAGGGGCAGGAGCAGCGACCTCAGGAAGAGTTAAATGGAAAGGGTTTAAGGTAATTACAAGTGCAACTGAGGCCCAAGCTTATACTCCTGGCAGGTTCATTGCTGGAGGTAGTTGGTTGGGCTCCACTggcttctctttttctcttggTCTTTGA
- the LOC129895969 gene encoding pumilio homolog 23 isoform X1 — protein MVSVGLHALVSRKHKGCDLTEQPTAWENQTNNQGVRKRTMGRKTSKKHAGVNADHAVESVSGGNANDNNRPRKDKNTTPVPQTSFLRKQIDPETAKYFAEIANAIEGTEIDPEERSVICGNALEETRGKEAELATDYIISHTLQTLLEGCSLDHLCSFLQSCAKNFSHIAADRSGSHVVETALKSLSFHLQDNENHSLIEHALKKICKAIVVNPVDIMCNCHGSHVLRSVLCLFKGVPLEEFHSTKSSVGLAERLNLKAPHAKDNGSLQSVQIFPSLLKKFVSEMLNAASGDISKLQVNQYSSLVLQTALKLLSGNEPELLHLIRVLLGSSAGSANAGNLIEGITIRNILRLVEETAYSHLMEAILEFAPETLYNELLTKVFRKSLFRMSCHHCANFVVQALASHARSQDHMDLICEELGTKFHDLFEMGKSGVVASVLAATQRLCSHEHECCQAIAAAVCTGDEFPKCIVPRILFLENFFCSRDKSNWSWPHGTKIHVVGSLILQSIFRLPSELIQVYVTSITSLEEHHVLEASKDPSGSRVIESFLNSNISAKQKRKLVAKLRGHFGELSVHPFGSFTVEKCFTASNLNLRETIVSEMLPLQPELSKSKQGPYLLRKLDIDGFARQPDQWKSRQASQQSALKEFYATFGPTETKSFEKESFLADTVSKSNPGKLKDIRKEIETTLAFAKTSNTPFLAHQVSKKVKRSKDEKKRHRKKDGESESKRKKIKV, from the exons ATGGTTTCTGTAGGTCTGCATGCTTTAGTTTCGAGAAAACATAAAGGCTGTGATTTGACGGAGCAACCAACTGCTTGGGAGAACCAAACGAATAATCAGGGGGTAAGGAAAAGAACAATGGGCCGAAAGACATCGAAAAAGCATGCTGGAGTTAACGCTGACCATGCTGTTGAAAGTGTGTCCGGAGGGAATGCCAATGACAATAATAGACCTCGCAAGGACAAAAACACAACCCCTGTCCCACAGACATCATTTCTCAG AAAGCAGATTGATCCTGAGACTGCAAAATACTTTGCGGAGATTGCTAATGCCATAGAAGGTACTGAAATTGACCCAGAGGAGCGATCTGTCATTTGTGGAAATGCCTTGGAAGAAACCAGAGGGAAAGAAGCAGAACTTGCAACTGATTATATAATAAGCCATACTTTGCAAACCCTACTTGAAGGCTGTTCTTTGGATCACCTTTGTAGTTTCCTTCAGAGCTGTGCAAAGAATTTCTCTCATATTGCAGCTGATAGATCTGGTTCTCATGTGGTTGAAACAGCTTTAAAATCGCTATCTTTTCACCTTCAGGATAATGAGAATCATTCTCTGATTGAACATGCTTTGAAAAAAATCTGTAAG GCAATTGTCGTCAATCCTGTTGATATAATGTGCAACTGCCATGGATCTCATGTGCTTCGGAGTGTTCTCTGCCTATTTAAAGGGGTGCCTTTAGAAGAGTTCCATTCCACAAAGTCATCAGTTGGCTTGGCTGAACGCTTGAATCTCAAGGCACCTCATGCAAAAGACAATGGCTCACTGCAGTCTGTGCAAATATTTCCTAGTTTGCTTAAAAAATTTGTATCAGAGATGTTAAATGCTGCCAGCGGAGACATTTCAAAACTTCAAGTGAATCAATACAGCAGTTTAGTTCTGCAG ACTGCTTTGAAATTATTGTCCGGAAATGAACCAGAGTTGTTGCATTTAATTCGAGTTCTTCTTGGGAGCAGTGCTGGAAGTGCTAATGCTGGGAACTTGATAGAAGGAATAACCATACGGAACATTTTAAGGCTAGTGGAAGAAACTGCGTACAGTCATTTAATGGAG GCTATCCTGGAATTTGCTCCTGAAACATTGTACAATGAGTTGTTAACGAAAGTTTTCAGGAAGTCATTGTTTCGAATGTCATGTCATCACTGTGCGAACTTCGTCGTGCAGGCTTTAGCATCTCATGCCAGAAGTCAGGATCAT ATGGACTTGATCTGTGAGGAGCTTGGGACAAAGTTTCATGATCTTTTCGAAATGGGAAAGTCTGGAGTTGTTGCGTCTGTCCTTGCTGCAACTCAAAGACTCTGCAGCCATGAACATGAG TGTTGTCAGGCCATTGCTGCTGCTGTATGCACAGGGGATGAGTTTCCCAAGTGTATCGTCCCCCGAATattatttcttgaaaatttcttTTGCTCAAGAGACAAATCAAACTGGAGTTGGCCACATGGAACAAAGATTCATGTAGTTGGATCTTTGATTCTGCAGTCGATATTTAGACTTCCCAGT GAACTAATACAGGTGTATGTTACTAGTATCACGTCTTTAGAAGAGCATCATGTTCTTGAGGCATCGAAAGATCCAAGTGGTTCACGGGTCATTGAATCTTTTCTCAACTCGAATATATCAGCAAAGCAAAAGAGGAAGTTAGTTGCCAA GCTTCGAGGACATTTTGGTGAGCTCTCAGTGCACCCATTTGGTTCATTTACTGTTGAAAAGTGCTTCACTGCTAGTAACTTGAATCTGAGAGAGACAATAGTATCAGAAATGTTACCTCTCCAACCAGAGCTATCCAAGTCTAAGCAGGGACCTTACCTACTGAGGAAACTCGATATTGATGG ATTTGCAAGGCAACCTGACCAGTGGAAGTCAAGACAAGCTTCACAACAATCTGCTCTCAAAGAATTTTATGCTACATTTGGACCAACGGAAACCAAATCATTTGAAAAGGAGAGCTTCCTTGCTGATACTGTTTCTAAATCAAATCCAGGAAAGCTAAAAGACATTAGGAAAGAGATTGAGACAACTTTGGCTTTTGCCAAAACTTCCAATACCCCCTTCTTGGCTCATCAGGTTTCAAAAAAAGTGAAAAGGTCCAAAGACGAGAAGAAAAGACATAGGAAAAAAGATGGCGAGtcagaatctaaaagaaagaagatCAAAGTTTAA
- the LOC129893846 gene encoding uncharacterized protein LOC129893846, translated as MNKLREKLKSKATVKHAPKEIDNKIEGVTTRPNLPKGMKYVIKKIPSHPLRFGTAYRANFLDDFESSIGGDIVVRRPWMVMLAITTIQKKLGETSLQTKEN; from the exons atgaataagctacgtgagaaattgaagtcgaaagctacagttaaacatgcacccaaagaaatagacaacaagattgaaggggttacaacacgccctaatctcccaaag ggaatgaaatacgtcatcaagaagatcccgtcccacccattgagattcggaacggcatatagggctaattttcttgatgattttgaatcatcaataggtggaGATATTGTTGTCagaaggccatggatggttatgttagcgataacgacgatccaaaaaaaACTAGGAGAGACATCTCTCCAAACCAAAGAGAACTGA
- the LOC129895969 gene encoding pumilio homolog 23 isoform X2: protein MGRKTSKKHAGVNADHAVESVSGGNANDNNRPRKDKNTTPVPQTSFLRKQIDPETAKYFAEIANAIEGTEIDPEERSVICGNALEETRGKEAELATDYIISHTLQTLLEGCSLDHLCSFLQSCAKNFSHIAADRSGSHVVETALKSLSFHLQDNENHSLIEHALKKICKAIVVNPVDIMCNCHGSHVLRSVLCLFKGVPLEEFHSTKSSVGLAERLNLKAPHAKDNGSLQSVQIFPSLLKKFVSEMLNAASGDISKLQVNQYSSLVLQTALKLLSGNEPELLHLIRVLLGSSAGSANAGNLIEGITIRNILRLVEETAYSHLMEAILEFAPETLYNELLTKVFRKSLFRMSCHHCANFVVQALASHARSQDHMDLICEELGTKFHDLFEMGKSGVVASVLAATQRLCSHEHECCQAIAAAVCTGDEFPKCIVPRILFLENFFCSRDKSNWSWPHGTKIHVVGSLILQSIFRLPSELIQVYVTSITSLEEHHVLEASKDPSGSRVIESFLNSNISAKQKRKLVAKLRGHFGELSVHPFGSFTVEKCFTASNLNLRETIVSEMLPLQPELSKSKQGPYLLRKLDIDGFARQPDQWKSRQASQQSALKEFYATFGPTETKSFEKESFLADTVSKSNPGKLKDIRKEIETTLAFAKTSNTPFLAHQVSKKVKRSKDEKKRHRKKDGESESKRKKIKV from the exons ATGGGCCGAAAGACATCGAAAAAGCATGCTGGAGTTAACGCTGACCATGCTGTTGAAAGTGTGTCCGGAGGGAATGCCAATGACAATAATAGACCTCGCAAGGACAAAAACACAACCCCTGTCCCACAGACATCATTTCTCAG AAAGCAGATTGATCCTGAGACTGCAAAATACTTTGCGGAGATTGCTAATGCCATAGAAGGTACTGAAATTGACCCAGAGGAGCGATCTGTCATTTGTGGAAATGCCTTGGAAGAAACCAGAGGGAAAGAAGCAGAACTTGCAACTGATTATATAATAAGCCATACTTTGCAAACCCTACTTGAAGGCTGTTCTTTGGATCACCTTTGTAGTTTCCTTCAGAGCTGTGCAAAGAATTTCTCTCATATTGCAGCTGATAGATCTGGTTCTCATGTGGTTGAAACAGCTTTAAAATCGCTATCTTTTCACCTTCAGGATAATGAGAATCATTCTCTGATTGAACATGCTTTGAAAAAAATCTGTAAG GCAATTGTCGTCAATCCTGTTGATATAATGTGCAACTGCCATGGATCTCATGTGCTTCGGAGTGTTCTCTGCCTATTTAAAGGGGTGCCTTTAGAAGAGTTCCATTCCACAAAGTCATCAGTTGGCTTGGCTGAACGCTTGAATCTCAAGGCACCTCATGCAAAAGACAATGGCTCACTGCAGTCTGTGCAAATATTTCCTAGTTTGCTTAAAAAATTTGTATCAGAGATGTTAAATGCTGCCAGCGGAGACATTTCAAAACTTCAAGTGAATCAATACAGCAGTTTAGTTCTGCAG ACTGCTTTGAAATTATTGTCCGGAAATGAACCAGAGTTGTTGCATTTAATTCGAGTTCTTCTTGGGAGCAGTGCTGGAAGTGCTAATGCTGGGAACTTGATAGAAGGAATAACCATACGGAACATTTTAAGGCTAGTGGAAGAAACTGCGTACAGTCATTTAATGGAG GCTATCCTGGAATTTGCTCCTGAAACATTGTACAATGAGTTGTTAACGAAAGTTTTCAGGAAGTCATTGTTTCGAATGTCATGTCATCACTGTGCGAACTTCGTCGTGCAGGCTTTAGCATCTCATGCCAGAAGTCAGGATCAT ATGGACTTGATCTGTGAGGAGCTTGGGACAAAGTTTCATGATCTTTTCGAAATGGGAAAGTCTGGAGTTGTTGCGTCTGTCCTTGCTGCAACTCAAAGACTCTGCAGCCATGAACATGAG TGTTGTCAGGCCATTGCTGCTGCTGTATGCACAGGGGATGAGTTTCCCAAGTGTATCGTCCCCCGAATattatttcttgaaaatttcttTTGCTCAAGAGACAAATCAAACTGGAGTTGGCCACATGGAACAAAGATTCATGTAGTTGGATCTTTGATTCTGCAGTCGATATTTAGACTTCCCAGT GAACTAATACAGGTGTATGTTACTAGTATCACGTCTTTAGAAGAGCATCATGTTCTTGAGGCATCGAAAGATCCAAGTGGTTCACGGGTCATTGAATCTTTTCTCAACTCGAATATATCAGCAAAGCAAAAGAGGAAGTTAGTTGCCAA GCTTCGAGGACATTTTGGTGAGCTCTCAGTGCACCCATTTGGTTCATTTACTGTTGAAAAGTGCTTCACTGCTAGTAACTTGAATCTGAGAGAGACAATAGTATCAGAAATGTTACCTCTCCAACCAGAGCTATCCAAGTCTAAGCAGGGACCTTACCTACTGAGGAAACTCGATATTGATGG ATTTGCAAGGCAACCTGACCAGTGGAAGTCAAGACAAGCTTCACAACAATCTGCTCTCAAAGAATTTTATGCTACATTTGGACCAACGGAAACCAAATCATTTGAAAAGGAGAGCTTCCTTGCTGATACTGTTTCTAAATCAAATCCAGGAAAGCTAAAAGACATTAGGAAAGAGATTGAGACAACTTTGGCTTTTGCCAAAACTTCCAATACCCCCTTCTTGGCTCATCAGGTTTCAAAAAAAGTGAAAAGGTCCAAAGACGAGAAGAAAAGACATAGGAAAAAAGATGGCGAGtcagaatctaaaagaaagaagatCAAAGTTTAA